The Stegostoma tigrinum isolate sSteTig4 chromosome 9, sSteTig4.hap1, whole genome shotgun sequence genome includes a region encoding these proteins:
- the LOC125455201 gene encoding NHS-like protein 1 isoform X4, giving the protein MFCLKAISNLDEESRWTVHYKASWHQQENVFLPSSRSPCVEDLHRQAKVNLKTVLRDCDKLRKDGFHSSQYYSQGPTFTSPSSNHSASCLDEEEDQERVPAVSSAKEEKLHYSRRSKTPVPSDLSEIDVQTNWTKALPLPTPEEKMRQQAQAVQSDVIPINVTGESFDRQAGTRRSLVRSDAALRRTTRIKRRKTITGLPDTVQKELGSGQTPARGHSVILAGHYSTMSRLESSKANRGRSATRDSSCQTEEVKVVPPSVRRIRAQKGQGIAAQLSQSSADMSCGGDRDSAVRAGAEQPRFHSLPRPGARVSLHELADARRSLGRSEERFPGPQGELVADATGSQLQARSPSTRCDPGDEPGTMRPAQVSARAALPSKAEVVTIRTSRGQPGRSPPPPPPSPGGPRDDPGSSSGNWSAGSSGSGRLSPTSDTPPTPSRYDSAVSLVPPGPGAESLHQVMPGPSGDGRNWGTAPPPSPGSPAAAATLWSRLPSPSEARGQQRPGGPPEYSDRSLGRSISLKKTKKPPLPPARTDSLRRRPKGGQPMLSESLIASLQRSLEDNFRAQEGGVEPSRKGREPWATALHAQSSSGGDGSTNSSGHSTAASHAYTTSAATPSQSETSSLRSEYSDPWAYYPEGQQPGAWDCGPPGPGASVEPKGPGHGITSPSSGYASQCNTPTTLNPAPAFPHRTSPRAAKPKSRPKVPERKSSLLSSMSASSSSASLSSNTSDSRFLRTVGCPAPSNTPALSPMGPDLHLPPPPAPPLFTVSSLPPPAPPLSTLFPHSPLMTPPPPLTNLPPPPPPLTNLPPPPPPLTNLPPPPTPLTNLPPPPTPLTNLPPPPTPLTNLPPPPPPLTNLDPPPPPLTNLDPPPPPLTNLPHPPPPLTNQLPPAPHLSIMTPPAPPPPLSLAMVAFPTGPLDLKVPACVKAPPCGKEPKTSGAQPETHKPALGLPVITASALQKVQLRSVRKSEQGDLPGQVEGQSPQLKPQPERPVSPPPWKPAVLQRPSSLGRLAKAHPEAHVAPNNSLALGPESKASLVERPKMSAPSDRPEAWPGNHLEPTAELARSAPAVQGKDAGTRVNAGPDQESAVSPTAKSPSKMPPPVARKPKLTLIVPPSPWSSSPEGKRPPATPEPTAEDVTNTAAPSAVGDGEQAPAQSEMSLASDQPIHPADRAQDPVQSEAWEAEVQKVLDESQNSPGVRDETVIDSPNSWDGEENSSIISCQDKDMGDVFEPSSPNFTNNYQWSNEDPSIPSRPRTTEDLFAVIHRSKRRVLGRKDSEDELSKTVPHSPPVTPTGMPSSPSSIKQVGSIQRNLRKSSTSSDSFKALLLKKGSRVEAGSRMSAAEMLRSTDPRHRPPESPPADTARTNGWGPAECRSPGHRARNPREEWASHEGPVPRGAGQVGVRHGRSRTPPSAPSSRYGARHLHLHRLHSSPMTVIREGEVESLEVTEGHRASDEGRRHSEGDLVGSNSLAVTQGSRADHVCSPVDSGPTSWNLLDSLKDGPADIRPARTALAEEGANQDWDS; this is encoded by the exons ACTGCGATAAACTGAGGAAGGATGGTTTTCACAGTTCCCAGTACTACTCACAGGGCCCAACATTCACCTCGCCATCATCAAATCACTCTGCTAGTTGCCTGGATGAGGAGGAGGATCAGGAGCGAGTG CCTGCGGTCTCATCTGCCAAGGAAGAAAAGCTGCACTATTCCAGGAGATCTAAAACCCCAGTACCCAGTGACCTCTCTGAGATTGATGTCCAGACCAACTGGACCAAGGCCCTGCCACTGCCTACGCCAGAGGAGAAGATGCGCCAGCAAGCCCAGGCCGTACAGAGTGATGTCATCCCAATCAATGTAACAG GTGAGAGCTTCGATCGCCAGGCGGGCACCAGGCGCTCTCTTGTCCGCTCAGACGCTGCGCTGAGACGGACTACGAGAATCAAACGGAGAAAGACAATCACCGGGCTACCTGACACTGTCCAGAAGGAACTAG GCTCTGGGCAGACGCCAGCCAGAGGTCACTCTGTTATCCTGGCTGGCCACTATTCCACCATGAGTCGCCTGGAAAGCAGCAAGGCCAACAGGGGGAGGTCAGCCACCAGAGACTCCTCCTGTCAAACTGAAGAGGTCAAGGTGGTCCCGCCTTCCGTCCGGAGAATCCGGGCCCAGAAGGGCCAGGGCATCGCGGCCCAGCTATCCCAATCATCGGCCGACATGTCTTGCGGcggagacagagacagtgcgGTGCGTGCCGGAGCTGAGCAGCCACGTTTCCACAGCCTTCCACGTCCCGGAGCCAGGGTCTCTCTGCATGAGCTGGCAGACGCACGCAGGTCACTGGGTCGGTCCGAGGAGCGATTCCCGGGCCCACAGGGCGAGCTGGTAGCGGATGCGACAGGCTCCCAGCTCCAGGCCCGTTCCCCGTCAACCCGCTGTGACCCCGGGGATGAGCCAGGCACCATGCGTCCCGCCCAGGTCTCTGCCCGGGCCGCACTCCCCTCCAAGGCCGAGGTGGTGACCATTCGCACATCGCGGGGGCAGCCTGGgcgctctcctcctcctcctccgccctCCCCGGGTGGACCCCGGGATGACCCCGGCTCCTCCAGCGGGAACTGGAGCGCCGGCAGCAGTGGCTCTGGGCGACTGTCGCCCACCTCGGACACACCCCCAACCCCTTCCCGCTACGACTCAGCCGTCTCGCTGGTGCCACCGGGCCCTGGGGCCGAGTCCCTCCACCAGGTAATGCCGGGGCCCAGCGGCGACGGGAGAAACTGGGGGACCGCGCCCCCACCCTCCCCCGGGTCTCCTGCCGCTGCTGCCACTCTCTGGAGCCGTCTGCCCTCGCCCTCAGAGGCTAGGGGTCAGCAGCGCCCAGGCGGACCCCCCGAGTACAGCGACCGCTCCCTGGGCCGCAGTATCTCCCTGAAGAAGACCAAGAAGCCCCCTCTGCCCCCAGCACGCACCGACTCACTGCGCAGGAGGCCCAAGGGTGGGCAGCCCATGCTGAGTGAGTCCCTGATCGCCAGCCTGCAGCGCTCCCTGGAGGACAACTTCCGAGCTCAGGAGGGAGGCGTGGAGCCTTCCAGAAAAGGCCGAGAACCCTGGGCCACGGCTCTCCACGCCCAGAGCAGCTCCGGGGGTGACGGCAGCACCAACAGCAGTGGCCACTCCACGGCTGCCAGTCATGCCTACACCACCAGCGCAGCAACCCCGTCACAGAGCGAGACCAGCAGCCTGCGCTCTGAGTACAGCGACCCCTGGGCCTATTACCCCGAGGGGCAGCAACCCGGAGCCTGGGACTGTGGGCCGCCCGGGCCTGGAGCCTCGGTGGAGCCCAAAGGCCCAGGCCACGGTATCACCTCGCCTTCGAGCGGCTATGCCAGCCAGTGCAACACACCCACCACGCTGAACCCGGCGCCAGCCTTCCCCCACCGCACATCGCCCAGGGCTGCCAAGCCAAAGTCAAGGCCAAAAGTCCCCGAGCGGAAATCCTCGCTGCTCTCCTCCATGTCAGCCTCATCATCATCAGCCTCCCTCTCCTCAAACACCTCAGATTCCCGGTTTCTCAGGACAGTGGGGTGCCCTGCTCCCTCAAACACTCCTGCGTTATCACCCATGGGTCCTGACCTTCACCTTCCCCCTCCTCCAGCACCCCCACTTTTCACCGtatcctctctccctcctccagcACCTCCATTATCCACTTTATTCCCTCATTCTCCCCTTATGACTCCTCCACCCCCTCTGACCAACCTgccccctcctccaccccctctGACCAACCTgccccctcctccaccccctctGACCAACCTGCCCCCTCCTCCAACCCCTCTGACCAACCTGCCCCCTCCTCCAACCCCTCTGACCAACCTGCCCCCTCCTCCAACCCCTCTGACCAACCTgccccctcctccacccccactGACCAACctggaccctcctcctccccctctgacCAACCTGGaccctcctccaccccctctGACCAACCTACCCCATCCTCCACCCCCTCTGACCAACCAGCTCCCTCCTGCGCCCCACTTGTCCATCATGACCCCTCCCGCACCCCCACCTCCCCTGTCCCTGGCTATGGTGGCCTTTCCTACTGGCCCTCTAGATCTGAAGGTGCCAGCCTGTGTGAAGGCCCCACCATGTGGGAAAGAGCCCAAGACCTCAGGAGCCCAACCTGAGACCCACAAGCCAGCCCTGGGCCTTCCCGTCATTACAGCCAGTGCTCTGCAGAAGGTGCAGCTGAGGTCAGTTAGGAAGAGTGAGCAGGGAGACCTTCCAGGCCAGGTGGAGGGACAGAGCCCCCAACTGAAACCACAGCCCGAACGGCCAGTGTCCCCTCCACCCTGGAAACCTGCTGTGCTACAGCGTCCTTCCTCCCTTGGTCGACTTGCCAAGGCCCACCCTGAGGCTCATGTGGCCCCCAATAACAGCCTAGCCCTCGGCCCTGAAAGCAAGGCCAGCCTCGTGGAGcgacctaaaatgtcagctcCCTCCGACAGGCCTGAGGCCTGGCCTGGAAACCATCTCGAGCCCACAGCAGAGCTAGCCCGCTCTGCTCCCGCTGTCCAGGGCAAAGACGCTGGCACCAGGGTCAATGCAGGGCCTGATCAAGAGAGTGCTGTAAGCCCTACTGCCAAATCACCCAGCAAAATGCCCCCTCCCGTCGCCAGGAAGCCCAAGTTGACACTGATCGTCCCACCGTCTCCGTGGAGCAGCTCCCCTGAGGGGAAACGGCCTCCAGCTACCCCAGAGCCAACAGCAGAGGACGTGACCAACACAGCAGCACCATCTGCTGTGGGCGATGGAGAACAGGCACCAGCACAGAGCGAGATGTCTCTGGCATCTGACCAGCCCATTCATCCGGCTGATAGAGCCCAGGACCCAGTGCAGAGTGAGGCCTGGGAAGCTGAAGTGCAGAAGGTACTGGATGAAAGCCAGAACAGTCCAGGCGTACGAGATGAAACAGTAATTGACAGCCCAAACAGTTGGGATGGTGAGGAAAACAGCAGCATAATCAGCTGCCAGGATAAGGACATGG GTGATGTGTTTGAGCCCAGCTCCCCTAACTTTACAAACAATTACCAATGGAGTAATGAGGACCCAAGTATTCCAAGCAGGCCCAGGACAACTGAGGACTTGTTTGCAGTGATCCACAG GTCCAAGCGGAGAGTCCTGGGCAGGAAAGATTCTGAGGACGAGCTCAGTAAGACTGTGCCACATTCACCCCCCGTCACCCCCACGGGaatgccctccagccccagcagCATCAAGCAGGTTGGTTCCATTCAGAGAAACCTGCGCAAGTCCAGCACCAGCAGCGACAGCTTCAAGGCCCTGCTCCTGAAGAAGGGGAGCAGGGTCGAGGCCGGATCCCGCATGTCAGCAGCCGAGATGCTGAGGAGCACCGACCCCAGGCACCGGCCTCCCGAGTCACCGCCAGCGGACACCGCCCGGACAAACGGCTGGGGCCCAGCCGAGTGCCGCTCGCCGGGCCACCGGGCCAGGAACCCTCGCGAGGAGTGGGCCTCGCACGAGGGGCCAGTGCCCAGGGGAGCGGGGCAGGTGGGGGTTCGTCACGGGCGCTCACGGACACCGCCCTCTGCTCCGAGCAGCCGGTACGGCGCACGACACCTCCACTTGCACCGACTCCACAGCAGCCCGATGACTGTCATCCGCGAAGGGGAGGTCGAGAGCCTGGAGGTCACCGAGGGTCATCGCGCCAGTGACGAGGGCCGGAGGCACAGCGAGGGAGACCTCGTCGGCTCGAACAGCCTGGCAGTGACCCAGGGGTCCAGGGCTGATCATGTCTGCAGCCCCGTGGACTCAGGTCCCACCTCATGGAACCTTCTGGACTCGCTAAAAGATGGGCCAGCAGACATTCGCCCTGCCCGGACTGCTTTAGCAGAAGAAGGTGCAAACCAGGACTGGGACTCATGA
- the LOC125455201 gene encoding NHS-like protein 1 isoform X2, translating to MYTIEQSTGAMKKDCLPATQKKKKKPKHSSIPRTSSFLHLASFTKQSKQLFRSDGELASVCAQQDPDEENWTYSPQCANAISNLDEESRWTVHYKASWHQQENVFLPSSRSPCVEDLHRQAKVNLKTVLRDCDKLRKDGFHSSQYYSQGPTFTSPSSNHSASCLDEEEDQERVPAVSSAKEEKLHYSRRSKTPVPSDLSEIDVQTNWTKALPLPTPEEKMRQQAQAVQSDVIPINVTGESFDRQAGTRRSLVRSDAALRRTTRIKRRKTITGLPDTVQKELGSGQTPARGHSVILAGHYSTMSRLESSKANRGRSATRDSSCQTEEVKVVPPSVRRIRAQKGQGIAAQLSQSSADMSCGGDRDSAVRAGAEQPRFHSLPRPGARVSLHELADARRSLGRSEERFPGPQGELVADATGSQLQARSPSTRCDPGDEPGTMRPAQVSARAALPSKAEVVTIRTSRGQPGRSPPPPPPSPGGPRDDPGSSSGNWSAGSSGSGRLSPTSDTPPTPSRYDSAVSLVPPGPGAESLHQVMPGPSGDGRNWGTAPPPSPGSPAAAATLWSRLPSPSEARGQQRPGGPPEYSDRSLGRSISLKKTKKPPLPPARTDSLRRRPKGGQPMLSESLIASLQRSLEDNFRAQEGGVEPSRKGREPWATALHAQSSSGGDGSTNSSGHSTAASHAYTTSAATPSQSETSSLRSEYSDPWAYYPEGQQPGAWDCGPPGPGASVEPKGPGHGITSPSSGYASQCNTPTTLNPAPAFPHRTSPRAAKPKSRPKVPERKSSLLSSMSASSSSASLSSNTSDSRFLRTVGCPAPSNTPALSPMGPDLHLPPPPAPPLFTVSSLPPPAPPLSTLFPHSPLMTPPPPLTNLPPPPPPLTNLPPPPPPLTNLPPPPTPLTNLPPPPTPLTNLPPPPTPLTNLPPPPPPLTNLDPPPPPLTNLDPPPPPLTNLPHPPPPLTNQLPPAPHLSIMTPPAPPPPLSLAMVAFPTGPLDLKVPACVKAPPCGKEPKTSGAQPETHKPALGLPVITASALQKVQLRSVRKSEQGDLPGQVEGQSPQLKPQPERPVSPPPWKPAVLQRPSSLGRLAKAHPEAHVAPNNSLALGPESKASLVERPKMSAPSDRPEAWPGNHLEPTAELARSAPAVQGKDAGTRVNAGPDQESAVSPTAKSPSKMPPPVARKPKLTLIVPPSPWSSSPEGKRPPATPEPTAEDVTNTAAPSAVGDGEQAPAQSEMSLASDQPIHPADRAQDPVQSEAWEAEVQKVLDESQNSPGVRDETVIDSPNSWDGEENSSIISCQDKDMGDVFEPSSPNFTNNYQWSNEDPSIPSRPRTTEDLFAVIHRSKRRVLGRKDSEDELSKTVPHSPPVTPTGMPSSPSSIKQVGSIQRNLRKSSTSSDSFKALLLKKGSRVEAGSRMSAAEMLRSTDPRHRPPESPPADTARTNGWGPAECRSPGHRARNPREEWASHEGPVPRGAGQVGVRHGRSRTPPSAPSSRYGARHLHLHRLHSSPMTVIREGEVESLEVTEGHRASDEGRRHSEGDLVGSNSLAVTQGSRADHVCSPVDSGPTSWNLLDSLKDGPADIRPARTALAEEGANQDWDS from the exons ACTGCGATAAACTGAGGAAGGATGGTTTTCACAGTTCCCAGTACTACTCACAGGGCCCAACATTCACCTCGCCATCATCAAATCACTCTGCTAGTTGCCTGGATGAGGAGGAGGATCAGGAGCGAGTG CCTGCGGTCTCATCTGCCAAGGAAGAAAAGCTGCACTATTCCAGGAGATCTAAAACCCCAGTACCCAGTGACCTCTCTGAGATTGATGTCCAGACCAACTGGACCAAGGCCCTGCCACTGCCTACGCCAGAGGAGAAGATGCGCCAGCAAGCCCAGGCCGTACAGAGTGATGTCATCCCAATCAATGTAACAG GTGAGAGCTTCGATCGCCAGGCGGGCACCAGGCGCTCTCTTGTCCGCTCAGACGCTGCGCTGAGACGGACTACGAGAATCAAACGGAGAAAGACAATCACCGGGCTACCTGACACTGTCCAGAAGGAACTAG GCTCTGGGCAGACGCCAGCCAGAGGTCACTCTGTTATCCTGGCTGGCCACTATTCCACCATGAGTCGCCTGGAAAGCAGCAAGGCCAACAGGGGGAGGTCAGCCACCAGAGACTCCTCCTGTCAAACTGAAGAGGTCAAGGTGGTCCCGCCTTCCGTCCGGAGAATCCGGGCCCAGAAGGGCCAGGGCATCGCGGCCCAGCTATCCCAATCATCGGCCGACATGTCTTGCGGcggagacagagacagtgcgGTGCGTGCCGGAGCTGAGCAGCCACGTTTCCACAGCCTTCCACGTCCCGGAGCCAGGGTCTCTCTGCATGAGCTGGCAGACGCACGCAGGTCACTGGGTCGGTCCGAGGAGCGATTCCCGGGCCCACAGGGCGAGCTGGTAGCGGATGCGACAGGCTCCCAGCTCCAGGCCCGTTCCCCGTCAACCCGCTGTGACCCCGGGGATGAGCCAGGCACCATGCGTCCCGCCCAGGTCTCTGCCCGGGCCGCACTCCCCTCCAAGGCCGAGGTGGTGACCATTCGCACATCGCGGGGGCAGCCTGGgcgctctcctcctcctcctccgccctCCCCGGGTGGACCCCGGGATGACCCCGGCTCCTCCAGCGGGAACTGGAGCGCCGGCAGCAGTGGCTCTGGGCGACTGTCGCCCACCTCGGACACACCCCCAACCCCTTCCCGCTACGACTCAGCCGTCTCGCTGGTGCCACCGGGCCCTGGGGCCGAGTCCCTCCACCAGGTAATGCCGGGGCCCAGCGGCGACGGGAGAAACTGGGGGACCGCGCCCCCACCCTCCCCCGGGTCTCCTGCCGCTGCTGCCACTCTCTGGAGCCGTCTGCCCTCGCCCTCAGAGGCTAGGGGTCAGCAGCGCCCAGGCGGACCCCCCGAGTACAGCGACCGCTCCCTGGGCCGCAGTATCTCCCTGAAGAAGACCAAGAAGCCCCCTCTGCCCCCAGCACGCACCGACTCACTGCGCAGGAGGCCCAAGGGTGGGCAGCCCATGCTGAGTGAGTCCCTGATCGCCAGCCTGCAGCGCTCCCTGGAGGACAACTTCCGAGCTCAGGAGGGAGGCGTGGAGCCTTCCAGAAAAGGCCGAGAACCCTGGGCCACGGCTCTCCACGCCCAGAGCAGCTCCGGGGGTGACGGCAGCACCAACAGCAGTGGCCACTCCACGGCTGCCAGTCATGCCTACACCACCAGCGCAGCAACCCCGTCACAGAGCGAGACCAGCAGCCTGCGCTCTGAGTACAGCGACCCCTGGGCCTATTACCCCGAGGGGCAGCAACCCGGAGCCTGGGACTGTGGGCCGCCCGGGCCTGGAGCCTCGGTGGAGCCCAAAGGCCCAGGCCACGGTATCACCTCGCCTTCGAGCGGCTATGCCAGCCAGTGCAACACACCCACCACGCTGAACCCGGCGCCAGCCTTCCCCCACCGCACATCGCCCAGGGCTGCCAAGCCAAAGTCAAGGCCAAAAGTCCCCGAGCGGAAATCCTCGCTGCTCTCCTCCATGTCAGCCTCATCATCATCAGCCTCCCTCTCCTCAAACACCTCAGATTCCCGGTTTCTCAGGACAGTGGGGTGCCCTGCTCCCTCAAACACTCCTGCGTTATCACCCATGGGTCCTGACCTTCACCTTCCCCCTCCTCCAGCACCCCCACTTTTCACCGtatcctctctccctcctccagcACCTCCATTATCCACTTTATTCCCTCATTCTCCCCTTATGACTCCTCCACCCCCTCTGACCAACCTgccccctcctccaccccctctGACCAACCTgccccctcctccaccccctctGACCAACCTGCCCCCTCCTCCAACCCCTCTGACCAACCTGCCCCCTCCTCCAACCCCTCTGACCAACCTGCCCCCTCCTCCAACCCCTCTGACCAACCTgccccctcctccacccccactGACCAACctggaccctcctcctccccctctgacCAACCTGGaccctcctccaccccctctGACCAACCTACCCCATCCTCCACCCCCTCTGACCAACCAGCTCCCTCCTGCGCCCCACTTGTCCATCATGACCCCTCCCGCACCCCCACCTCCCCTGTCCCTGGCTATGGTGGCCTTTCCTACTGGCCCTCTAGATCTGAAGGTGCCAGCCTGTGTGAAGGCCCCACCATGTGGGAAAGAGCCCAAGACCTCAGGAGCCCAACCTGAGACCCACAAGCCAGCCCTGGGCCTTCCCGTCATTACAGCCAGTGCTCTGCAGAAGGTGCAGCTGAGGTCAGTTAGGAAGAGTGAGCAGGGAGACCTTCCAGGCCAGGTGGAGGGACAGAGCCCCCAACTGAAACCACAGCCCGAACGGCCAGTGTCCCCTCCACCCTGGAAACCTGCTGTGCTACAGCGTCCTTCCTCCCTTGGTCGACTTGCCAAGGCCCACCCTGAGGCTCATGTGGCCCCCAATAACAGCCTAGCCCTCGGCCCTGAAAGCAAGGCCAGCCTCGTGGAGcgacctaaaatgtcagctcCCTCCGACAGGCCTGAGGCCTGGCCTGGAAACCATCTCGAGCCCACAGCAGAGCTAGCCCGCTCTGCTCCCGCTGTCCAGGGCAAAGACGCTGGCACCAGGGTCAATGCAGGGCCTGATCAAGAGAGTGCTGTAAGCCCTACTGCCAAATCACCCAGCAAAATGCCCCCTCCCGTCGCCAGGAAGCCCAAGTTGACACTGATCGTCCCACCGTCTCCGTGGAGCAGCTCCCCTGAGGGGAAACGGCCTCCAGCTACCCCAGAGCCAACAGCAGAGGACGTGACCAACACAGCAGCACCATCTGCTGTGGGCGATGGAGAACAGGCACCAGCACAGAGCGAGATGTCTCTGGCATCTGACCAGCCCATTCATCCGGCTGATAGAGCCCAGGACCCAGTGCAGAGTGAGGCCTGGGAAGCTGAAGTGCAGAAGGTACTGGATGAAAGCCAGAACAGTCCAGGCGTACGAGATGAAACAGTAATTGACAGCCCAAACAGTTGGGATGGTGAGGAAAACAGCAGCATAATCAGCTGCCAGGATAAGGACATGG GTGATGTGTTTGAGCCCAGCTCCCCTAACTTTACAAACAATTACCAATGGAGTAATGAGGACCCAAGTATTCCAAGCAGGCCCAGGACAACTGAGGACTTGTTTGCAGTGATCCACAG GTCCAAGCGGAGAGTCCTGGGCAGGAAAGATTCTGAGGACGAGCTCAGTAAGACTGTGCCACATTCACCCCCCGTCACCCCCACGGGaatgccctccagccccagcagCATCAAGCAGGTTGGTTCCATTCAGAGAAACCTGCGCAAGTCCAGCACCAGCAGCGACAGCTTCAAGGCCCTGCTCCTGAAGAAGGGGAGCAGGGTCGAGGCCGGATCCCGCATGTCAGCAGCCGAGATGCTGAGGAGCACCGACCCCAGGCACCGGCCTCCCGAGTCACCGCCAGCGGACACCGCCCGGACAAACGGCTGGGGCCCAGCCGAGTGCCGCTCGCCGGGCCACCGGGCCAGGAACCCTCGCGAGGAGTGGGCCTCGCACGAGGGGCCAGTGCCCAGGGGAGCGGGGCAGGTGGGGGTTCGTCACGGGCGCTCACGGACACCGCCCTCTGCTCCGAGCAGCCGGTACGGCGCACGACACCTCCACTTGCACCGACTCCACAGCAGCCCGATGACTGTCATCCGCGAAGGGGAGGTCGAGAGCCTGGAGGTCACCGAGGGTCATCGCGCCAGTGACGAGGGCCGGAGGCACAGCGAGGGAGACCTCGTCGGCTCGAACAGCCTGGCAGTGACCCAGGGGTCCAGGGCTGATCATGTCTGCAGCCCCGTGGACTCAGGTCCCACCTCATGGAACCTTCTGGACTCGCTAAAAGATGGGCCAGCAGACATTCGCCCTGCCCGGACTGCTTTAGCAGAAGAAGGTGCAAACCAGGACTGGGACTCATGA